In the genome of Gemmatimonadota bacterium, one region contains:
- a CDS encoding HigA family addiction module antitoxin, which yields MIRVPKEREPQHPGEILLGDYLKPLGISQVQLAKSIGVTYARLNELIHGKRNMTVDTALRLEKFFGVSAQSWLNAQLRCDIYHVARAGKTVKALSKIRPMRAA from the coding sequence ATGATTCGCGTACCAAAAGAGCGAGAGCCTCAGCATCCCGGAGAGATTCTGCTCGGCGACTATCTAAAGCCGCTCGGGATTTCGCAGGTACAGCTCGCGAAATCGATTGGCGTGACTTACGCGCGGCTCAATGAACTCATCCACGGCAAGAGAAATATGACCGTTGATACCGCACTACGCCTCGAGAAGTTTTTTGGCGTGAGTGCGCAGAGCTGGCTCAACGCGCAGCTTCGGTGTGATATCTATCACGTAGCCCGGGCTGGCAAGACGGTGAAGGCGTTGTCGAAAATCCGGCCGATGCGAGCCGCGTAG
- a CDS encoding M1 family metallopeptidase: protein MATSYRSIVSLLLALGAAPVLPAQSRPAPTVTSDGILQSKRPIPGSVYESPAFTRAVLKGTRTRTGVPGPNSWVQHARYKIDAKLDPATNTVSGSEHVVYLNNSPDTLPYLMVHLYQNVFRPESQRRDAAPITDGIKLARVAVEGTQLAQQSQSQGRRARGSANAAGYSVDGTVMRIALARPLMPHDSVSLDFAWSYNPAMTPSDGREGRDDHLYFMGYWYPQIAVYDDVDGWVADQYVLQAEFYMEPADYDVTVTAPRGWVVGATGSLQNADAILSSTARAKLAEARRSGKVVTISTPSDGAAAFASRAPMVTWHFTAPDLRDFAWGASDRYVWDATRALVADSGQKADTVDIFSFYRISPAAAAWAVGGARYTRDAIEQLSAYLWKYPWPTMTSMEGVLTGGGMEYPRMTLMQPWADTLSLAGDLMHETGHMWFPMMVGSNETRYTWMDEGFTQFDEAQGLRVLYGEPRKGGRIADTEQGQRLLYTRTAAAGDDQILMTRGDLFPPATYNIMFYDKTAQVLAALRGMLGEPTFHHAFREYGKHWVGRHPYPNDFFNAMDAGAKQDLSWFWNTWFYNAWPLDQAITSVTPDANGVAITIEDHGLAPMPVKLAVTRADRTVQRIDIPVDVWLNGARSYVAHVAATPGVVRVEIDPDGLFPDINRKNQVWIK, encoded by the coding sequence ATGGCCACGTCGTATCGATCGATAGTCTCGCTGCTTCTCGCACTCGGCGCCGCGCCAGTGCTCCCCGCCCAATCCCGGCCCGCTCCGACTGTAACGTCGGACGGAATATTGCAGAGCAAGCGTCCCATTCCGGGCTCCGTTTACGAATCGCCCGCGTTTACGCGCGCCGTTCTGAAGGGAACGCGCACGCGCACCGGCGTGCCGGGCCCGAACAGCTGGGTTCAGCACGCGCGCTACAAGATCGATGCGAAGCTGGATCCCGCGACCAATACTGTCAGCGGGTCCGAGCACGTCGTCTATCTCAACAACTCACCGGATACGCTCCCGTATCTGATGGTGCATCTGTACCAGAACGTGTTCCGCCCCGAGAGCCAGCGCAGGGACGCAGCTCCGATTACCGACGGGATCAAGCTCGCGCGCGTCGCAGTGGAGGGAACGCAGCTTGCGCAGCAGAGCCAGAGTCAGGGCAGACGCGCCCGCGGATCTGCGAATGCAGCCGGCTACAGCGTGGATGGTACCGTCATGCGGATCGCGCTCGCCAGGCCGCTCATGCCGCACGACAGCGTGTCGCTCGATTTTGCGTGGTCCTACAATCCCGCGATGACTCCGTCCGATGGAAGGGAAGGGCGCGACGATCATCTCTATTTCATGGGATACTGGTATCCGCAGATCGCAGTGTACGACGACGTCGATGGCTGGGTCGCGGATCAGTACGTGCTGCAGGCGGAGTTCTACATGGAGCCCGCGGACTACGACGTCACGGTCACCGCACCGCGCGGTTGGGTCGTCGGTGCTACGGGATCGCTCCAGAACGCGGACGCGATCCTCAGCTCCACTGCGCGCGCGAAGCTCGCCGAGGCTCGGCGCAGCGGCAAGGTCGTGACGATCAGTACGCCGAGTGATGGTGCTGCAGCGTTCGCGAGCAGAGCACCGATGGTGACGTGGCACTTCACCGCGCCGGATTTACGTGATTTCGCATGGGGCGCCAGCGATCGCTATGTGTGGGACGCCACTCGCGCACTCGTGGCCGACTCCGGCCAGAAGGCCGATACCGTCGACATCTTCAGCTTCTATCGCATAAGTCCGGCTGCTGCGGCGTGGGCGGTTGGTGGCGCGCGGTACACTCGCGATGCCATCGAACAGCTTTCCGCGTATCTGTGGAAATACCCGTGGCCGACGATGACGTCGATGGAAGGCGTCCTGACCGGCGGCGGCATGGAGTATCCGCGCATGACGTTGATGCAGCCATGGGCCGATACGTTGTCACTCGCTGGCGACCTCATGCACGAGACCGGACACATGTGGTTCCCCATGATGGTCGGATCCAACGAGACGCGCTATACCTGGATGGACGAAGGATTCACGCAGTTCGACGAGGCGCAGGGATTGCGCGTGCTGTACGGAGAGCCGCGCAAGGGCGGTCGCATCGCGGACACCGAGCAGGGTCAACGCCTGCTGTACACACGCACGGCTGCTGCGGGTGACGACCAGATATTGATGACGCGCGGCGATCTGTTTCCGCCGGCGACGTACAACATCATGTTCTACGACAAGACGGCGCAGGTTCTCGCCGCCTTGCGCGGCATGTTGGGTGAGCCGACGTTCCACCACGCATTCCGCGAATACGGCAAGCACTGGGTCGGCAGGCATCCGTATCCGAACGACTTCTTCAATGCGATGGATGCTGGCGCCAAGCAGGATCTCAGCTGGTTCTGGAACACGTGGTTCTACAATGCATGGCCTCTGGATCAGGCAATTACGAGCGTGACTCCCGACGCAAACGGCGTCGCGATAACGATCGAGGATCACGGCCTTGCACCGATGCCGGTGAAGCTGGCCGTCACACGCGCCGACAGGACTGTGCAACGTATCGACATCCCGGTGGATGTCTGGCTCAATGGCGCACGGAGTTACGTTGCGCACGTTGCGGCGACACCAGGAGTAGTACGCGTCGAGATCGATCCGGACGGATTGTTTCCGGATATCAACCGCAAGAACCAGGTGTGGATTAAATAA
- a CDS encoding YciI family protein encodes MKYLCLIYDEESLWQKMSPDEMGKVMGEYNAFGEDIKASGHFIGGNALQPTSSATTIRVRNGKTITSDGPFAETKEQLGGYYLIEAKDLNDALQVAGRIPGAKLGSVEVRPIMVFNS; translated from the coding sequence ATGAAGTACCTCTGCTTGATCTACGACGAGGAATCGCTCTGGCAGAAAATGTCGCCGGACGAGATGGGCAAGGTGATGGGAGAGTACAACGCGTTCGGTGAGGACATCAAGGCCAGCGGGCATTTCATCGGCGGTAACGCGCTCCAGCCAACGTCGTCGGCCACGACGATCCGCGTTCGCAACGGGAAGACGATCACATCCGACGGTCCGTTCGCAGAAACGAAGGAGCAGCTCGGCGGATATTATCTGATCGAGGCCAAGGATCTGAACGACGCACTGCAGGTCGCAGGCAGAATTCCAGGCGCCAAACTTGGCTCGGTAGAAGTACGGCCCATCATGGTATTCAACAGCTGA
- a CDS encoding penicillin acylase family protein, giving the protein MKRIALVVAVALGSVAPQLTNAQTAQDVARWQKEAQSVTITRDDWGIAHVRGKTDADAVFGMIYAQAEDDFNRVETNYLNSMGRLAEAEGEPAIYQDLRMKLFIDPDSMKTLYASSPEWLKKLMNSWADGLNYYMYKHPDVKPRAIKHYEPWMALSFSEGSIGGDIERVNLKQLQAFYGGGPVTAEPASGVLPPPEPGGSNGMAVAPSNTRDHHALLLINPHTSFFFRSELQMTSDEGLNAYGAVTWGQFFVYQGFNTRVGWMHTSSAVNAVSEFLETVEKKGDRFYYKYGNEERPMVTRTITVPYMTASGMASKTFTAYYTLHGPVIRKSDGRWVTIELMQRPQIALIQSYMRTKAMNYKEYEKTMELHGNSSNNTIYADADGNIAYWHANYIPRRDTSFDWTHPVDGSNSRTAWGPVLSVAETPHLLNPKNGWLYNSNNWPWSAAGAYSPKQKDFPSYVDVGVESARGLHAIRVLSDKKDFTIESLRAAAYDSYLPAFAIMVPPLVKAWDDAPSSNPLKAKLAEQIAVLRKWDYRWGVNSIPTSLAVFWGTELGHTNRHATAGMSPEKYAANEATPQQQLEALAAASDKLTADFGTWKTPWGDINRYQRNNGDIEQKFDDSKPSIPVGFTSSLWGSLASFGARPYPGTKKWYGTSGNSFVSVVEFGDSVRAVAITAGGESGHPSSPHFNDEAERYATGNLRPVYYYPSQLKGHTERVYHPGN; this is encoded by the coding sequence ATGAAAAGAATCGCTCTTGTAGTCGCTGTGGCATTGGGATCGGTCGCCCCGCAACTCACCAACGCTCAGACCGCCCAGGACGTCGCACGCTGGCAGAAGGAGGCGCAGAGCGTCACGATCACCAGGGACGACTGGGGGATCGCGCACGTCCGCGGGAAGACCGACGCGGATGCTGTCTTTGGGATGATCTACGCGCAGGCGGAGGACGATTTCAATCGCGTCGAGACCAATTACCTGAACTCGATGGGACGTCTCGCCGAAGCGGAAGGCGAGCCGGCGATCTATCAGGATCTTCGCATGAAGCTTTTCATCGACCCTGATTCGATGAAGACGCTGTATGCGTCGAGCCCCGAGTGGCTCAAGAAGCTGATGAACTCCTGGGCTGACGGCCTCAACTATTACATGTACAAGCACCCCGACGTGAAGCCGCGCGCGATCAAGCACTACGAGCCGTGGATGGCGCTGTCGTTCAGCGAAGGGAGCATCGGCGGTGACATCGAGCGCGTGAACCTCAAGCAGTTGCAGGCATTCTACGGTGGCGGTCCGGTAACCGCCGAGCCGGCGTCGGGTGTTCTCCCGCCGCCCGAGCCGGGCGGATCGAATGGAATGGCGGTTGCTCCGTCGAATACAAGAGATCACCATGCGCTGTTGTTGATCAACCCTCACACGTCGTTCTTCTTCCGATCTGAATTGCAGATGACGAGCGATGAGGGACTCAACGCGTACGGTGCCGTGACGTGGGGCCAGTTCTTCGTGTACCAGGGCTTCAACACGCGCGTCGGCTGGATGCACACATCGAGTGCCGTGAATGCGGTATCGGAGTTTCTCGAGACCGTCGAGAAGAAGGGCGATCGCTTCTACTACAAGTATGGGAACGAAGAGCGGCCGATGGTGACCAGGACGATCACCGTGCCATACATGACCGCAAGCGGAATGGCCAGCAAGACGTTCACCGCCTATTACACGCTCCATGGTCCCGTCATAAGAAAGAGCGACGGAAGATGGGTGACGATCGAGCTGATGCAGCGCCCGCAGATCGCGCTCATCCAGTCGTACATGCGCACCAAGGCGATGAACTACAAGGAGTACGAGAAGACGATGGAGTTGCACGGCAACTCGTCCAACAACACCATCTACGCAGACGCCGACGGCAACATCGCGTACTGGCATGCGAACTACATTCCACGTCGCGACACGTCGTTCGACTGGACTCATCCGGTTGACGGCAGCAATTCCAGGACCGCCTGGGGTCCCGTGTTGTCCGTTGCGGAAACGCCGCATCTGCTGAATCCAAAGAACGGCTGGTTGTACAACAGCAACAACTGGCCGTGGTCGGCAGCCGGCGCGTACAGCCCCAAGCAGAAGGACTTCCCGAGCTACGTCGATGTCGGAGTCGAGTCTGCACGCGGCCTGCATGCGATCCGCGTTCTTTCCGACAAGAAGGATTTCACGATCGAGTCGTTGCGTGCAGCCGCGTATGACAGCTATCTGCCAGCGTTCGCGATCATGGTTCCACCACTGGTCAAGGCGTGGGACGATGCTCCTTCTTCCAATCCGCTCAAGGCGAAGCTCGCCGAGCAGATCGCCGTCCTGCGCAAGTGGGATTACCGTTGGGGCGTCAATTCAATTCCAACGTCGCTGGCGGTATTCTGGGGCACGGAGCTTGGCCATACGAACCGCCACGCAACCGCGGGAATGTCGCCGGAGAAGTACGCGGCCAATGAGGCGACTCCGCAACAGCAGCTGGAAGCTCTCGCTGCCGCGTCCGACAAACTCACAGCGGATTTCGGAACGTGGAAGACGCCGTGGGGCGACATCAATCGCTACCAGCGCAACAACGGTGACATCGAGCAGAAGTTCGATGACTCCAAGCCAAGCATCCCGGTCGGCTTCACGTCGTCGCTGTGGGGCTCGCTGGCTTCGTTCGGCGCCCGCCCATATCCGGGAACCAAAAAGTGGTACGGCACCAGCGGCAACAGCTTTGTCTCGGTAGTCGAGTTTGGCGACAGCGTGCGCGCGGTGGCGATCACGGCTGGTGGCGAGAGCGGCCATCCGAGCTCTCCGCACTTCAACGACGAAGCGGAACGGTATGCGACCGGTAATCTGAGACCGGTCTACTACTATCCATCGCAACTGAAGGGACATACGGAGCGGGTGTATCATCCGGGGAACTAG
- a CDS encoding DUF2911 domain-containing protein → MRVIIRTAAAVALLFTAAAVSGAQKTTQLGTGGGGSPHVKTDWTIGTAHISISYGRPALKGRAEATLMPTGRPWRTGADEATVLTTDRRLTFGSVALAPGSYTINTVPGAASWQLVLGKLGSPKQWGIPYKKELEIGRAPMVLGKTAAPVEQLTISIDAERSGSGGLLRIEWGSTSAATMFTIGS, encoded by the coding sequence ATGAGAGTAATCATCCGTACAGCTGCCGCCGTCGCATTGCTATTCACCGCCGCGGCTGTCTCAGGCGCACAGAAGACCACGCAGCTTGGCACGGGTGGCGGCGGCAGCCCGCACGTCAAGACGGACTGGACGATCGGCACTGCACACATCTCGATCTCGTATGGCCGCCCTGCGTTGAAAGGCCGTGCCGAGGCGACGTTGATGCCAACTGGCAGGCCATGGCGTACTGGCGCGGATGAAGCGACGGTGCTCACCACGGACAGGAGACTCACCTTTGGATCTGTCGCCCTCGCCCCCGGAAGCTACACCATCAATACAGTGCCGGGCGCAGCGTCGTGGCAGCTGGTACTGGGCAAGCTGGGCAGCCCCAAGCAGTGGGGAATACCGTATAAGAAGGAGCTGGAGATCGGCCGCGCCCCGATGGTACTTGGCAAGACCGCGGCGCCGGTCGAGCAGCTGACCATTTCCATCGATGCCGAAAGATCCGGAAGTGGCGGACTTCTCCGCATCGAGTGGGGGAGCACGAGCGCGGCGACAATGTTCACGATCGGATCGTAA
- a CDS encoding RNA polymerase sigma factor, whose amino-acid sequence MTDASTRAREIVESTYRSDSRRVLATLVRLLGDFDVAEEALHDAFAAALERWPVDGVPANPRAWLVSAGRFRAIDHIRRRARFDARHAEIAAELESHVPISVHGGDDDEIPDDRLRLIFACCHPALAIEAQVALTLRTVGGLTTEEIARAFLVPAPTLAQRVVRAKNKIRDARIPYEIPGQAELPERIDAVLAVIYLIFNEGYSATFGDELTRADMCAESIRLARMLAELHEDSEVDGLLALMLLHDSRRVARIAGDGEPILLDDQDRTLWDQAKIREGITLTTRALASQRVGPYALQAAIAAVHAEARTAAETDWGEIVGLYDVLLRIHESPVVELNRAVAIAMRDGETRGLELIDSLMQHGELAGYYLAHSARGALLLRAGRRDEAIISYKTARSLATQLQEQRFLDRRLAALGDR is encoded by the coding sequence ATGACGGATGCTTCGACGCGTGCGCGAGAGATTGTGGAGAGCACTTACCGGTCCGACTCGCGCCGCGTCCTGGCAACACTCGTCCGGTTGCTAGGCGACTTCGACGTTGCGGAAGAAGCGTTGCACGACGCTTTTGCCGCGGCGCTGGAGCGATGGCCAGTCGACGGCGTGCCGGCGAATCCTCGCGCCTGGCTGGTAAGCGCCGGACGCTTTCGCGCGATAGATCACATCAGGCGTCGTGCGAGGTTCGACGCCAGGCACGCAGAGATAGCGGCGGAGTTGGAATCGCACGTCCCGATCAGCGTTCACGGTGGCGATGACGATGAGATTCCCGACGACAGACTGCGACTCATCTTCGCGTGCTGTCACCCGGCGCTCGCAATCGAGGCACAGGTTGCGCTCACGCTCAGAACCGTGGGCGGGCTCACGACGGAAGAGATCGCGCGCGCCTTTCTCGTACCGGCTCCGACGCTTGCGCAACGCGTAGTGCGCGCGAAGAACAAGATCAGGGACGCGCGAATTCCGTATGAGATCCCGGGGCAGGCCGAGTTGCCGGAGCGAATCGACGCCGTGCTCGCGGTCATCTATCTGATCTTCAACGAAGGCTATTCAGCGACGTTCGGCGACGAGCTGACGCGCGCAGACATGTGCGCCGAGTCGATTCGCCTTGCGCGGATGCTCGCCGAGCTTCATGAAGATTCGGAGGTGGATGGGTTGCTCGCGCTCATGTTGTTGCACGACTCGCGACGGGTCGCACGCATCGCTGGTGACGGTGAGCCGATTCTGCTGGACGATCAGGACCGCACACTCTGGGACCAGGCGAAGATCCGCGAAGGGATCACGCTCACCACGCGCGCTCTCGCATCGCAAAGGGTCGGGCCCTATGCGTTGCAGGCGGCGATCGCAGCGGTGCACGCAGAAGCGAGAACGGCGGCGGAGACTGATTGGGGCGAGATCGTAGGACTGTATGACGTGCTCCTGCGGATTCACGAATCGCCGGTGGTCGAGCTGAACCGCGCGGTGGCGATCGCGATGCGGGATGGCGAGACGCGTGGACTGGAGCTGATCGATAGTCTGATGCAGCACGGAGAGCTTGCGGGATACTATCTCGCGCATTCGGCGCGGGGCGCGCTGTTATTGCGTGCGGGTCGGAGAGACGAAGCAATCATATCTTACAAGACCGCGAGAAGCCTTGCGACTCAGTTGCAGGAGCAGCGCTTTCTGGATCGACGGCTGGCCGCGCTCGGCGACAGATAG
- a CDS encoding L,D-transpeptidase family protein — protein MTAIMLHNLRLARRHAGAILTWMTLALAGLPAGAQSSSVGSFAEAAARAAATAGAGFARRSSLQQMYSGTAVRPFWTATGRPTRQAMAVIGILGDVATRGLDARNYASTELATMAGTLDGRSDSTQLARFDVALSRSVIQLLGDLHEGRTDPRKLGFHLPPSHSNLDLAAMAVDVSAAPDPNVVITSAEPVYTGYRALEAMLARYRTLAADPGLTAPPPASGTLHVGDSYAGAESLRRLLVALGDLSPSAAASDAAQGAQQYTTTLSTAVAAFQRRHGLLDDGVAGPATMRALRVPLAHRVQQIELTLERWRWLPDSVPPRYAVVNIPGFRLYLFENDRYASKPEIRMNVIVGRAGRTRATPIFTGTMSEVVLRPYWDVPISISRNEIIPAARSRSGYFADQNLEIVSGGDVGAAIYPLSSANLSRVASGSLRIRQRPGPNNSLGLIKFLFPNEFNVYLHDTPAQSLFSQSQRDFSHGCIRVQDPLSLAEFVLRNQDGWNRSSIDSAMHGTKTMRISVSRPVAVYILYQTAVVAPEGIVYFYDDLYGHDARLAQTLARSRPRVQ, from the coding sequence ATGACAGCGATCATGCTCCACAACCTGCGCCTCGCACGGCGCCACGCCGGCGCCATTCTCACATGGATGACCCTGGCGCTCGCCGGCCTCCCCGCCGGCGCTCAGTCCTCCAGCGTCGGTTCGTTCGCCGAAGCGGCCGCGCGCGCCGCGGCTACTGCCGGTGCAGGCTTCGCCCGTCGCTCGTCGCTCCAGCAGATGTACAGCGGCACCGCCGTTCGTCCTTTCTGGACCGCCACCGGTCGTCCCACGCGCCAGGCCATGGCGGTAATTGGCATCCTTGGCGATGTCGCCACACGCGGCCTCGACGCGCGGAATTACGCTTCTACCGAGCTTGCCACCATGGCCGGTACGCTCGATGGCCGCAGCGACTCGACCCAACTGGCCCGGTTCGATGTTGCGCTATCACGCTCGGTGATCCAGCTGCTCGGCGATCTGCACGAAGGGCGCACGGATCCTCGCAAGCTCGGCTTTCACCTTCCCCCCTCGCACAGCAATCTGGATCTCGCGGCAATGGCGGTCGACGTGAGTGCCGCACCGGATCCGAACGTCGTGATAACGTCCGCCGAGCCAGTGTACACCGGCTACAGGGCGCTTGAGGCCATGCTCGCACGATACCGTACACTCGCCGCTGATCCGGGCCTTACAGCTCCTCCGCCCGCCAGTGGCACGCTCCACGTCGGCGACAGCTATGCGGGGGCGGAATCACTTCGTCGTCTGCTCGTCGCACTTGGAGACCTGTCGCCGAGTGCGGCGGCATCGGATGCGGCGCAAGGTGCGCAGCAGTACACCACGACTCTGTCGACGGCAGTGGCTGCATTCCAGCGCCGTCACGGGCTGCTGGATGACGGCGTCGCAGGCCCCGCGACGATGCGGGCGCTGCGAGTTCCTCTCGCACACCGGGTGCAACAGATCGAACTGACGCTGGAGCGATGGCGATGGCTTCCCGATAGCGTGCCTCCCCGCTACGCAGTCGTCAACATTCCAGGTTTTCGGCTCTACCTATTTGAAAACGACCGGTACGCGTCGAAGCCGGAGATTCGCATGAATGTCATAGTGGGTCGTGCGGGTCGCACCAGGGCGACGCCGATCTTCACCGGCACCATGAGCGAGGTCGTGCTTCGGCCCTACTGGGATGTGCCGATCAGCATATCGCGCAATGAGATCATTCCAGCGGCGCGGAGCCGGTCGGGCTACTTCGCCGACCAAAACCTCGAGATCGTCAGCGGTGGCGACGTGGGGGCTGCGATCTATCCACTGAGCTCGGCGAATCTGTCCCGCGTTGCGTCGGGATCGCTGCGAATCAGGCAGCGACCGGGGCCGAACAATTCATTGGGGCTCATCAAATTTCTCTTCCCCAACGAGTTCAACGTGTACCTGCACGATACGCCAGCGCAGTCATTGTTCTCACAGTCGCAGCGCGATTTCAGTCACGGCTGCATCCGCGTCCAGGATCCACTCTCTCTCGCCGAGTTCGTACTTCGCAATCAGGACGGATGGAACCGCAGCTCCATAGATAGCGCGATGCACGGAACGAAAACGATGCGCATATCTGTGTCGCGTCCAGTAGCGGTCTACATTCTCTACCAGACTGCGGTCGTTGCCCCGGAGGGTATCGTGTATTTCTACGATGATCTCTACGGACACGATGCGAGGCTGGCGCAAACGCTGGCACGGAGTCGTCCACGGGTACAGTGA
- a CDS encoding sulfite oxidase-like oxidoreductase: MAIISRGFRSRRPPVDPSRVPPGQYVTNDFPVLSAGPTPHTPLDKWTFTIRGLVDTPKSWTWDEFARLPHEEVKVDIHCVTKWTKLDTMWSGVAIDTLLHGIDIGKSKYVTAFCDGGYTTNVPLADLVNGQAWIAVGYDGAPLHPEHGGPARLLVPHLYFWKSAKWVRGLELRDHDVPGFWEVNGYHDYGDPWKEQRYQGD; this comes from the coding sequence ATGGCCATCATCTCGCGTGGCTTCCGCAGCCGGCGGCCTCCCGTGGATCCCTCCCGCGTTCCGCCGGGCCAGTATGTGACGAACGATTTTCCGGTTCTGTCAGCCGGCCCTACGCCGCACACTCCACTCGACAAGTGGACGTTCACGATCCGCGGCCTCGTCGACACACCGAAATCGTGGACGTGGGACGAGTTCGCCCGACTCCCGCACGAGGAGGTGAAGGTCGACATCCACTGTGTCACCAAGTGGACCAAGCTGGACACCATGTGGTCCGGCGTCGCGATCGATACGCTGCTGCACGGAATCGACATCGGTAAATCGAAGTACGTCACGGCATTCTGTGACGGTGGCTACACCACGAACGTTCCGCTTGCGGATCTCGTCAACGGACAGGCGTGGATTGCAGTCGGCTACGACGGAGCGCCGCTGCATCCGGAACACGGCGGACCCGCGCGTTTGCTCGTGCCGCATCTCTACTTCTGGAAGAGCGCCAAGTGGGTGCGTGGACTCGAGCTGCGCGATCACGACGTTCCCGGATTCTGGGAAGTGAACGGCTACCACGACTACGGAGATCCATGGAAGGAGCAGCGCTACCAGGGCGACTGA
- a CDS encoding DUF4126 family protein translates to MPIHSEFFFFTSAFVLGVVAGMRSMMAPAVLALTLWRRPEYVPASAPAQWLALFPVAAVLGIAALGELVADKLPMTPNRTALGPFVVRLVTGSITGAALVQVGGINPWAGAACGAVGAIAGTFGMFHLRKFAGRVTGISDPYIGAIEDVVAIAIAATVVARLVG, encoded by the coding sequence ATGCCGATCCATTCCGAGTTCTTTTTCTTTACCTCGGCGTTCGTACTGGGAGTCGTAGCCGGAATGCGCAGCATGATGGCACCGGCGGTACTGGCGCTGACGCTGTGGCGTCGTCCGGAATACGTCCCCGCCAGTGCGCCGGCGCAGTGGCTTGCGCTCTTTCCCGTCGCCGCAGTGCTTGGCATCGCGGCGCTGGGCGAGCTTGTAGCCGACAAGCTGCCGATGACACCAAACCGTACCGCGCTCGGGCCATTTGTAGTCAGGCTCGTGACCGGCTCGATCACAGGGGCTGCGCTGGTGCAGGTGGGGGGAATCAATCCCTGGGCCGGAGCGGCATGCGGCGCAGTCGGCGCGATTGCCGGGACGTTCGGAATGTTTCACCTACGCAAGTTTGCCGGGCGCGTTACCGGAATCAGCGATCCGTACATTGGTGCGATCGAGGATGTGGTTGCGATCGCGATTGCGGCGACGGTCGTTGCGCGGCTCGTGGGGTGA
- a CDS encoding ferredoxin reductase, whose translation MEGAALPGRLIWRSARVVEIIEETPRVRTLLLDCPDWPGHLAGQHVDVRLTADDGYQAERSYSIASAPADEVLALTVERIDDGEVSPYLVGELRVGDEMELRGPIGGYFVWSKMRGGPLLLLAGGSGIVPLRCIMRQRAAVMSDAPIRLLYSVRSQHEIIYRKELDQFARNGVEVIYTLTREWPPEWTGYHRRVDGDMLREIAWPASERPLAYVCGPTAFVERGASELVSLEYEPDRIKTERFGPTNDSTIVDRSARQNKSPIT comes from the coding sequence ATGGAAGGAGCAGCGCTACCAGGGCGACTGATCTGGCGCTCGGCGCGCGTCGTCGAGATAATCGAGGAGACGCCGCGCGTGCGCACGCTTCTGCTGGACTGCCCGGACTGGCCCGGTCATCTCGCAGGCCAGCACGTGGACGTGCGGCTCACTGCAGACGACGGCTACCAGGCGGAGCGCAGTTATTCCATCGCGTCAGCGCCTGCCGATGAAGTACTCGCGCTTACCGTGGAGCGCATCGACGACGGCGAGGTGTCACCGTACCTCGTAGGCGAGCTGCGCGTCGGGGATGAGATGGAGCTGCGCGGACCGATCGGCGGCTATTTCGTATGGAGCAAGATGCGTGGTGGTCCGCTGCTCCTGCTGGCCGGTGGGTCCGGCATCGTGCCACTGCGCTGCATCATGCGCCAGCGTGCTGCGGTGATGAGCGACGCTCCGATCAGGTTGTTGTACTCCGTGCGCTCGCAACACGAGATCATATATCGTAAAGAACTGGATCAGTTCGCTCGTAACGGAGTCGAAGTGATCTACACGCTCACCCGCGAGTGGCCCCCCGAGTGGACAGGATACCATCGCCGCGTCGACGGCGATATGCTGCGCGAGATCGCGTGGCCCGCCAGCGAGCGTCCGCTGGCGTACGTCTGCGGACCGACCGCGTTCGTCGAGCGTGGAGCGAGCGAACTGGTGTCATTGGAGTACGAGCCGGACAGAATCAAGACCGAGCGATTCGGTCCGACCAACGACAGCACGATCGTCGACCGATCGGCGCGCCAGAACAAATCACCAATCACATGA
- a CDS encoding type II toxin-antitoxin system RelE/ParE family toxin, with amino-acid sequence MIRSFHNRGTEDVFNGFSTKAARKTCPEELARTAGDKLDRIDDAVRLEDLRIPPGNRLELLKGDRAGQHSIRINDRYRICFVWTDDGASDVQIVDYHY; translated from the coding sequence GTGATCCGCTCATTTCATAATCGCGGTACGGAAGACGTTTTCAATGGATTTTCTACCAAGGCAGCTCGGAAGACGTGCCCCGAAGAGTTAGCTCGCACTGCCGGAGACAAGCTCGACCGAATCGACGACGCGGTGCGATTGGAGGACCTGCGTATTCCACCCGGCAATCGTCTGGAATTACTCAAGGGCGATCGCGCTGGACAGCACAGCATTCGGATCAACGACCGATATCGCATCTGCTTTGTATGGACGGATGATGGAGCAAGCGATGTCCAGATCGTGGACTATCACTACTGA